A window from Leptospira wolffii serovar Khorat str. Khorat-H2 encodes these proteins:
- the fliN gene encoding flagellar motor switch protein FliN codes for MGEGSLSQDDIDALLTGAGPSGGGGGGGSADFNLSGELDSLLGDAGGGGGSPTASDPGGAPSFADIAAALGPSATPAPAKTSSRSSSVSSNTANLNLLLDVNIALTVELGRTNMYIKDVLGLSEGAVVELDNAVGEDLDILANGKLVGKGKLVLLDDYYGIRITEIVDPSRRLM; via the coding sequence ATGGGTGAAGGCTCGCTTTCCCAAGATGATATTGACGCACTATTAACCGGGGCCGGTCCTTCCGGTGGTGGGGGAGGCGGAGGATCCGCCGATTTCAACCTCAGCGGAGAATTGGATTCCTTACTAGGAGATGCAGGCGGTGGTGGTGGCAGTCCTACCGCTTCCGATCCAGGGGGAGCTCCTTCTTTTGCGGATATCGCCGCAGCCTTAGGGCCTTCTGCGACTCCTGCCCCCGCTAAGACCAGCTCTAGATCCAGCTCCGTTTCTTCGAATACCGCCAATTTAAATCTACTCTTAGACGTTAATATCGCTCTAACCGTGGAATTAGGTAGAACGAATATGTATATCAAGGACGTTCTGGGTTTGAGCGAAGGCGCTGTAGTAGAATTGGACAATGCGGTCGGCGAGGACTTGGATATTTTAGCCAACGGTAAATTGGTTGGTAAAGGCAAGTTGGTCTTACTAGACGATTATTACGGAATCCGGATCACGGAAATCGTAGACCCTTCTCGTAGATTGATGTAA
- a CDS encoding SPFH domain-containing protein yields MSGFIDVFLGIFWFGVMFYLAYKIYRSVRIVSAQECIIVERLGKYSKTLHAGFHVLVPFMDNDAYYHTLKEQAIDVPPQTCITKDNVKVEMDGILYLRVLDPQKASYGIDDYRFAVTQLVQTTMRAIIGTMDMDTTFETREAINSKILDVLDQAAEPWGVRVNRYEIVNIAPPKSVIEAMEREKKAQITKKAQISLSEGDRDSRINRSLGIKEEAINKSEGEKQKRINEAEGVASEIESIATATAKGIDLLSSAIRSKGGKEAVKMRIAQRFIKEVEKLGQEGTELVLPLNLSNFKSVMKTVLGSEEKKS; encoded by the coding sequence ATGAGCGGTTTTATCGACGTTTTTCTAGGTATTTTCTGGTTCGGGGTCATGTTTTATCTTGCATATAAGATTTACAGATCCGTCCGAATCGTATCCGCACAGGAATGTATCATCGTAGAGCGTTTGGGAAAGTATAGTAAGACTCTTCATGCAGGCTTTCATGTGCTCGTTCCTTTTATGGATAACGACGCTTATTACCATACATTAAAAGAGCAAGCGATAGACGTCCCTCCCCAAACTTGCATCACCAAGGATAACGTGAAAGTGGAGATGGACGGAATCCTTTACTTAAGGGTTCTGGATCCCCAAAAAGCGAGTTATGGGATAGACGATTATCGTTTTGCGGTCACCCAACTCGTGCAGACTACCATGCGCGCGATTATAGGTACGATGGACATGGACACGACCTTCGAGACCAGGGAAGCGATCAACAGTAAGATTCTGGACGTTCTAGACCAGGCTGCCGAGCCCTGGGGGGTCAGAGTAAACCGTTACGAGATAGTAAACATCGCTCCTCCTAAATCGGTCATCGAGGCAATGGAAAGAGAGAAGAAGGCGCAAATCACCAAGAAGGCGCAAATCTCCCTATCCGAAGGAGACAGGGATTCTAGAATCAACCGTTCCCTGGGTATTAAAGAAGAAGCGATCAATAAGTCCGAAGGGGAAAAACAAAAACGAATCAACGAGGCGGAAGGTGTAGCTTCCGAAATCGAATCCATAGCGACTGCGACCGCAAAAGGAATCGATCTACTCTCCTCGGCCATTCGCTCCAAAGGTGGAAAGGAAGCCGTTAAGATGAGGATCGCTCAAAGATTTATCAAAGAAGTGGAGAAATTAGGACAGGAAGGAACGGAACTCGTTCTTCCTCTAAATCTTTCGAATTTCAAATCGGTAATGAAAACCGTATTAGGAAGCGAAGAGAAAAAATCTTAA
- a CDS encoding SPFH domain-containing protein — translation MFLYFTLAFIALIYLVRKTFIVVPQNYSFVVERLGVFRGALGAGFHFLIPILDKVRYKQNMKEIAIDIPPQTCITKDNVSILVDGILYIRLMDAYKASYEIENFRMATIQLAQTTLRSEIGKLVLDHTFSERDDINANVVRALDEATDPWGIKVTRYEIKNISPPKEILHEMEEQVKAERVKRAEITISEGEKLSRINRSMGERQEAINLSEGEKIRKVNEAEGKAKEIEFIAKAKASGIQQIAEAIGKEGGSEAVNLQITEDYLSGLGEILTKAKTTVLPVEMANIVGLFEGLSKVTNKLPDLGGDKE, via the coding sequence ATGTTTCTGTATTTCACATTGGCGTTCATCGCCCTAATCTATCTGGTCCGAAAAACGTTTATCGTAGTTCCCCAGAATTATAGTTTCGTAGTGGAACGCTTAGGAGTTTTTCGAGGCGCTTTAGGAGCCGGTTTCCATTTCCTGATCCCTATCTTAGATAAGGTACGCTATAAGCAGAATATGAAGGAAATCGCAATCGATATTCCTCCCCAGACCTGTATTACCAAAGACAACGTATCCATCCTAGTGGACGGTATCCTGTATATCCGGCTCATGGACGCTTACAAAGCCTCCTACGAGATCGAGAATTTTAGAATGGCAACCATCCAACTTGCCCAAACCACTCTTCGTTCCGAAATAGGAAAACTCGTTTTGGACCATACCTTCTCCGAAAGAGACGATATCAATGCGAACGTGGTCCGGGCCTTGGATGAGGCCACCGACCCCTGGGGAATCAAGGTGACCCGTTACGAAATCAAGAATATCTCCCCTCCGAAAGAGATTCTTCACGAGATGGAAGAGCAGGTAAAAGCGGAGCGAGTCAAAAGAGCGGAGATCACCATTTCCGAGGGAGAAAAACTCTCCCGAATCAATCGTTCCATGGGAGAAAGACAGGAAGCCATCAACCTTTCGGAAGGGGAAAAAATCCGCAAAGTCAACGAAGCCGAAGGAAAGGCGAAAGAAATCGAGTTCATAGCGAAAGCTAAGGCGAGCGGAATCCAACAGATTGCGGAAGCGATCGGAAAAGAAGGCGGATCCGAAGCGGTGAACCTGCAGATCACGGAAGATTATCTTTCCGGTCTAGGAGAAATTCTAACTAAAGCCAAGACGACCGTATTGCCTGTGGAGATGGCCAATATTGTCGGTCTTTTCGAAGGGCTCTCCAAAGTAACGAACAAGCTGCCAGACCTGGGCGGAGACAAGGAGTAA
- a CDS encoding NfeD family protein, translated as MDFFQDGHNIAYLWIGTGLVLMVAELFIPGTFVVFLGLSALIVGGLTYFLELGIWTQAAIWASLSGILILIGGAFLRKFFPSASEKAILNPEDGPGRIVPVTKDILVERKGGRILFQGTEWDAISKTKRIGSGKKVRIIERENLTFIVEPLDFPEEV; from the coding sequence ATGGACTTTTTTCAAGACGGACACAATATCGCCTACCTTTGGATCGGAACGGGACTCGTTCTAATGGTAGCCGAGCTTTTTATCCCGGGAACCTTTGTCGTTTTTTTGGGCCTATCCGCATTGATCGTAGGAGGTTTAACCTACTTTCTGGAGCTGGGAATCTGGACCCAAGCAGCGATTTGGGCCTCCCTATCCGGTATTCTCATTCTAATCGGGGGAGCTTTTTTAAGAAAATTCTTTCCTTCGGCCTCCGAAAAGGCGATCCTGAATCCGGAGGACGGCCCGGGCAGGATCGTTCCCGTCACCAAAGATATATTGGTGGAGAGGAAAGGAGGAAGGATTCTCTTCCAAGGAACCGAATGGGACGCCATAAGTAAGACAAAGAGAATCGGATCCGGTAAAAAAGTTAGAATCATAGAAAGAGAAAATCTAACGTTCATCGTGGAACCCTTGGATTTTCCGGAAGAAGTTTGA
- a CDS encoding heme-binding domain-containing protein, with protein sequence MKKIWIRLGLGFLVLFLALQFLPVQPPLGMNANEIKTEESVKKIFRRACYDCHSDIVRWPWYSKIFPVSLYIAHHVEEGREELNFSEWESLKPSKKSDKAEDILDEITEGNMPPKDYLLMHPDAKIDPEELETLKDWLQTFGTGE encoded by the coding sequence ATGAAAAAAATCTGGATCCGACTGGGACTAGGATTCTTGGTCCTTTTCCTAGCTCTACAATTTCTCCCCGTACAGCCTCCGTTGGGAATGAATGCTAATGAAATCAAAACGGAAGAAAGCGTCAAAAAGATTTTTCGAAGGGCTTGCTATGATTGCCATTCGGATATCGTTCGTTGGCCTTGGTATTCCAAGATTTTCCCCGTTTCACTTTATATCGCTCATCATGTCGAAGAAGGTCGAGAGGAATTGAATTTTTCGGAATGGGAGTCGCTAAAACCTTCCAAAAAATCGGATAAGGCAGAGGACATACTGGACGAAATAACGGAAGGCAATATGCCTCCTAAGGATTATCTTCTGATGCATCCCGATGCTAAGATAGATCCGGAAGAATTGGAAACCCTGAAGGATTGGCTCCAGACTTTCGGAACCGGCGAATAA
- the argH gene encoding argininosuccinate lyase → MQDSKKGKLWGGRFKESASPIMERIGESISFDKKLYKEDLEGSRAHAKMLQKIGILQPEELQKILKGLDQVESEIEAGTFQYSSELEDIHMHVESRLTTLEGDVGKKLHTARSRNDQVSQDMRLYVRNRILEIEERLDSLRDALYEQAGKNIDTIIPGYTHLQVAQPVRASHFLLAYFWMFTRDQEFFGFAKETSNWLVLGSGAMAGVNYENDREFLSKELKTSGISPNSMDAVASRDHLLQFLFAGVQTMLHASRFCEDIILYSSQEFGLVRLPDSLTTGSSIMPQKKNPDIAELIRGKSARVAGNLNHLIGLLKGLPLTYNRDLQEDKLAVFDAVDTILISLEGLEAMVREMVFRPERGERSLKEGFATATDLADFLVGVKKVPFRTAHELVGKLVSECTERKENLFTISEAVRTSISPFFGGEEYFRAVSLELSTDKKASFGGTARTRQIEQLELAKKSIQALRRNTP, encoded by the coding sequence ATGCAAGATTCTAAAAAAGGAAAACTCTGGGGAGGAAGATTCAAAGAGTCCGCTTCTCCCATCATGGAAAGAATCGGGGAGTCGATTTCTTTCGATAAGAAATTATACAAAGAAGATCTGGAGGGAAGTAGAGCCCACGCCAAGATGCTCCAGAAAATCGGAATCCTCCAACCGGAAGAGTTACAAAAGATTCTTAAAGGTTTAGACCAAGTAGAATCGGAGATCGAGGCCGGAACTTTTCAATACTCCAGCGAGTTGGAAGACATTCATATGCATGTCGAATCTCGTTTGACTACCCTAGAGGGAGATGTGGGAAAGAAACTCCACACAGCCAGATCTAGAAACGATCAGGTCTCCCAGGATATGCGATTGTATGTACGCAATCGAATCTTGGAAATCGAGGAAAGACTCGATTCTCTAAGAGACGCTCTCTATGAACAAGCCGGAAAGAATATAGATACCATTATTCCTGGATATACTCATTTGCAGGTGGCTCAACCGGTAAGAGCTTCCCATTTTCTTTTGGCTTATTTCTGGATGTTCACAAGGGACCAGGAATTCTTCGGATTCGCGAAAGAAACCTCCAACTGGTTGGTATTAGGATCCGGAGCCATGGCGGGAGTGAATTACGAAAACGACAGGGAGTTTCTTTCTAAGGAATTAAAAACTTCCGGGATTTCTCCCAATAGTATGGATGCGGTGGCAAGTAGGGATCACTTACTGCAGTTCCTTTTTGCGGGAGTACAGACCATGCTCCATGCGTCCCGGTTTTGCGAAGATATCATACTATATTCTTCTCAGGAATTCGGACTCGTTCGACTCCCTGATTCCTTGACTACCGGTTCTTCCATCATGCCTCAAAAAAAGAATCCGGATATTGCCGAGTTGATTCGTGGAAAGTCGGCAAGAGTTGCCGGAAATCTGAATCATTTGATCGGTCTTTTAAAGGGATTGCCCTTAACTTATAACCGAGATCTCCAAGAGGATAAATTAGCCGTATTCGACGCTGTGGATACGATTCTAATCAGCCTGGAAGGATTGGAAGCGATGGTTCGGGAGATGGTCTTTAGACCGGAAAGAGGGGAACGTTCCCTAAAGGAAGGTTTTGCAACCGCTACGGATCTGGCCGATTTTCTTGTGGGAGTGAAAAAGGTTCCCTTTAGAACAGCTCATGAACTCGTGGGAAAACTCGTTTCCGAATGCACGGAAAGGAAAGAAAATCTCTTTACGATTTCCGAAGCAGTCAGAACTTCCATATCGCCGTTTTTCGGCGGAGAAGAATACTTCCGGGCGGTAAGTTTGGAATTATCCACGGATAAAAAAGCGAGTTTCGGCGGCACCGCTAGAACTAGACAGATAGAACAATTGGAGTTAGCGAAAAAATCCATCCAAGCGCTCCGAAGGAATACACCATGA
- a CDS encoding peptidylprolyl isomerase, translating to MRVIGVSALGILFSLGSANCKTNPYSEMRYVPEIYNPVEVVVKRADVIRTPLPEKPGIYALIQTSQGDMLFELFYKDASHTVQNFIDLAQGEKEFTLRNGQPQKRPFYDGLVFHRVIENFMIQGGCPYGDGSGTPGYRFADEINAKSLGLDKEKIGQVPYYGNYLQRYLIQEMGIKSQREFEDRREELESNLEKAKNLSVMEVLYRLGYRYNEAVQSHKAIKGALAMANAGPNTNGSQFFINQVDTPHLDGLHTVFGQLVSGEDVVDRIVAVSNPKPGSNVPGAKVTIRKVSIFDKREKK from the coding sequence CTGAGAGTTATAGGAGTTTCCGCTTTAGGAATCCTATTTTCCCTAGGTTCGGCTAATTGTAAAACCAACCCGTATTCGGAGATGAGATACGTTCCGGAGATTTATAATCCGGTGGAAGTCGTAGTAAAGCGCGCAGATGTGATTCGTACCCCTCTTCCCGAAAAACCCGGGATCTATGCCTTGATTCAGACTAGCCAAGGGGATATGCTTTTCGAACTATTCTATAAGGATGCCTCCCATACGGTGCAAAACTTCATAGACCTGGCTCAGGGAGAAAAGGAATTCACCCTACGCAACGGACAGCCCCAAAAACGTCCCTTCTATGACGGGTTAGTTTTCCATAGAGTGATCGAAAACTTTATGATCCAGGGAGGATGTCCTTACGGAGACGGTTCCGGAACCCCCGGGTATAGATTTGCGGACGAAATCAACGCAAAGAGTCTCGGCCTGGATAAGGAAAAGATCGGACAGGTTCCTTATTACGGAAATTATCTACAAAGATATCTCATCCAAGAAATGGGAATCAAGAGCCAAAGAGAGTTCGAGGACAGAAGGGAAGAATTGGAAAGCAATCTGGAAAAAGCCAAGAATCTTTCCGTAATGGAAGTTCTGTATCGCCTAGGATATCGCTATAACGAGGCGGTCCAAAGTCACAAAGCGATCAAGGGCGCTCTTGCAATGGCAAACGCAGGACCGAACACGAACGGTTCCCAATTCTTTATCAACCAAGTGGATACTCCGCATTTGGACGGATTGCATACCGTATTCGGACAATTGGTTTCGGGAGAAGATGTAGTGGATCGAATCGTGGCCGTATCCAATCCAAAGCCTGGATCGAATGTTCCGGGAGCCAAAGTAACGATTCGTAAAGTATCCATCTTCGATAAGAGAGAGAAGAAATAA